The following coding sequences lie in one Lolium perenne isolate Kyuss_39 chromosome 2, Kyuss_2.0, whole genome shotgun sequence genomic window:
- the LOC127331777 gene encoding phosphatidylinositol 4-phosphate 5-kinase 6 has translation MHEHTVARAWEATVRKGQQQQPGGRRRVAPMLAADDSETASSSASSSAGVDDADHHPNNHAYVERGLPNGDFYTGQWRGGAPHGAGKYLWTDGCMYEGDWRHGKATGRGKFSWPSGATYEGEFRDGFMDGAGTYTGAAGDTYRGAWSMNLKHGAGRKSYANGDHYDGEWRSGLQDGNGRYVWRNGTEYDGEWRAGLIHGRGALAWSNGNRYDGGWEDGCPRGQGTFRWADGSVYVGFWTRDSPSGIVQQKGVYYPSAAASSPRARDPRDVFARELPGFMGSGGSESTPVLKPLNSSGNRTANRRSSSVSGLSNCSVGDRKYDKICIWESDGDITCDIVDGAALVDDARRSMRTEDGADALALMPPPSPAPRIAKWVAPPPREAKQQGETIVKGHKQYELMLNLQLGIRHAVGKQGPVTLDLKSSAFDPREKVWTKFPQEGSKHTPRHNSCDFKWKDYCPQVFRTLRKLFKVDAAEYMLSLCGNEALRELSSPGKSGSFFYLTHDDRYMIKTMKKSEVKMLLKMLPAYYNHVRAFEDTLVTKFFGLHCVKLAGANQKKVRFVIMGNLFCSDNSIHRRFDLKGSSLGRTTGKPQTEIDQYTTLKDLDLNFIFRLKKQWFQEFQRQVDRDCDFLEQEKIMDYSLLVGVHFKHNGQKLLTDGSADNDIDTVSTPRLHRDQFLADPNGLSKIKLGTRIPARAELTSRKNDCEPQLLGEPTGECYDVILYFGIIDILQDYDISKKFEHAYKSFQHDPTSISAVDPKLYSRRFKDFIYKAFQEDS, from the exons ATGCACGAGCACACCGTGGCCAGGGCGTGGGAGGCGACGGTGCGCAaggggcagcagcagcagcccggGGGCAGGCGCCGGGTGGCCCCGATGCTGGCCGCCGACGACTCCGAgacggcctcctcctccgcctcctcctccgccggcgtCGACGACGCCGACCACCACCCCAACAACCACGCCTACGTCGAGCGCGGCCTCCCCAACGGCGACTTCTACACGGGCCAGTGGCGCGGCGGCGCGCCGCACGGCGCGGGCAAGTACCTGTGGACGGACGGGTGCATGTACGAGGGCGACTGGCGGCACGGCAAGGCCACGGGCCGGGGCAAGTTCTCCTGGCCGTCGGGCGCCACCTACGAGGGCGAGTTCCGGGACGGCTTCATGGACGGCGCCGGCACCTACACGGGCGCGGCGGGCGACACCTACCGCGGCGCCTGGTCCATGAACCTCAAGCACGGCGCCGGCCGCAAGAGCTACGCCAACGGCGACCACTACGACGGCGAGTGGCGCTCCGGCCTGCAGGACGGGAACGGGCGCTACGTCTGGCGCAACGGGACCGAGTACGACGGGGAGTGGCGCGCGGGCCTCATCCACGGCCGCGGCGCGCTCGCCTGGTCCAACGGGAACCGATACGACGGCGGGTGGGAGGACGGAtgcccgcgcggccagggcacctTCCGATGGGCCGACGGCAGCGTCTACGTCGGCTTCTGGACCCGCGACAGCCCCTCCGGCATTGTCCAGCAGAAGGGCGTCTACTACCCGTCCGCCGCCGCGTCGTCCCCGAGGGCGCGCGACCCCCGCGACGTCTTCGCCAGGGAGCTCCCGGGATTCATGGGCAGCGGCGGCTCCGAGTCCACGCCCGTGCTCAAGCCGCTCAACAGCTCCGGCAACCGGACGGCCAATCGCCGCTCCAGCTCCGTCTCCGGCCTCAGCAACTGCTCCGTCGGCGACCGCAAGTAcgacaagatctgtatctgggaGTCCGACGGCGACATCACCTGCGACATTGTGGACGGCGCCGCCTTGGTCGACGACGCGAGGAGGAGCATGAGGACGGAGGACGGCGCGGACGCTTTAGCACTTATGCCGCCGCCCTCGCCGGCGCCACGCATCGCAAAGTgggtggcgccgccgccgcgggagGCCAAGCAGCAGGGGGAGACCATCGTCAAGGGACACAAGCAGTACGAGCTCATGCTCAACTTGCAGCTCGGGATCAG GCATGCTGTTGGGAAGCAAGGTCCAGTTACGCTTGATCTCAAATCATCGGCTTTCGACCCAAGGGAAAAAGTATGGACCAAGTTCCCCCAGGAAGGCTCAAAACACACTCCGCGGCACAATTCTTGTGACTTCAAATGGAAGGATTACTGCCCGCAGGTGTTCCG GACATTGCGCAAGCTGTTCAAGGTGGATGCTGCCGAATACATGTTATCCCTCTGTGGAAACGAAGCACTCCGGGAGCTCTCGTCTCCTGGTAAGAGTGGAAGCTTCTTTTACCTAACACATGATGACCGGTacatgataaagacaatgaagaAATCGGAAGTGAAG ATGCTTTTGAAGATGCTTCCAGCTTACTACAACCATGTTCGTGCGTTTGAGGATACTCTTGTAACCAAGTTTTTCGGTCTACATTGTGTTAAGTTAGCTGGGGCAAATCAGAAGAAG GTTCGCTTTGTCATAATGGGAAATCTATTCTGCTCTGACAATTCTATCCATAGGCGTTTTGATCTGAAAGGCTCGTCTCTTGGCCGCACAACTGGCAAGCCACAAACTGAGATTGACCAGTATACAACTCTGAAAGACCTTGATCTGAACTTCATATTTAGATTAAAGAAGCAATGGTTTCAAGAGTTTCAAAG GCAAGTGGACAGGGATTGTGATTTTCTTGAGCAGGAGAAGATTATGGACTACAGCCTCCTGGTGGGTGTTCATTTTAAGCATAATGGACAGAAGCTTCTGACTGATG GTTCCGCTGACAATGATATCGACACGGTATCAACACCTCGGCTACATAGAGATCAGTTTCTTGCTGATCCAAATGG GTTGTCTAAAATCAAACTCGGGACACGAATTCCTGCAAGAGCTGAACTGACTAGTAGGAAGAATGACTGCGAGCCGCAGCTCCTTGGAGAGCCAACCGGGGAATGCTATGATGTTATATTGTATTTTGGGATTATAGACATACTACAAGATTACGACATCAGCAAAAAGTTTGAGCACGCGTACAAGTCTTTTCAGCATGACCCAACCTCAATATCAGCGGTGGATCCAAAGCTGTACTCGAGACGTTTTAAAGATTTCATATACAAAGCATTTCAAGAAGACAGCTGA
- the LOC139835444 gene encoding uncharacterized protein, with the protein MESKKRGVRRRACDLRKKNAAAKEERVRAAEQLLELQTLAKTTLLQEQQAQAMLFYGHAALGQHMIIPGTGAASGGSSASSVTRPLPPRSTAPPTAPFGHEMGAHSGRQAYQSRDGSPEVGESMTGPSPSSIDLNRAPANSKGPKNLEAAAMAGARNLFDDMSAARAQSPSTVQAPPSFAQTMPTTLPYPSTQQVPQPPPIDTQEGTTAGPGSINIAEEPLFGEALTQAAAAQARARRVSKRTGNYTEKEDKVLVDGWLTIGQDALTGAEQKGTAFWRRIYEYFHEHRKYGQEPFESDRSEISLQKRWGAIQTECNKFQAAYDHAKRVPVSGMGVKDLVWRALEFYKVNNGEKTFAFPHCWKELHGTPKFQEGYEGYMATLTGNNPAKDATVIDLDGGQPCGSSASCKSSMRPQVNQSRHEA; encoded by the exons ATGGAGAGCAAGAAGCGGGGGGTGCGGCGCAGGGCGTGTGATCTGCGGAAGAAGAACGCCGCCGCCAAGGAGGAGCGGGTGCGGGCAGCGGAGCAGCTCCTCGAACTCCAAACGCTCGCGAAGACCACTCTCCTTCAAGAGCAGCAGGCGCAGGCCATGCTCTTTTACGGCCACGCAGCGCTCGGCCAGCACATGATCATCCCCGGCACCGGCGCGGCCTCGGGGGGGAGCTCGGCCTCGTCCGTGACCCggccccttcctccaaggtcaaCTGCCCCACCGACTGCCCCGTTTGGGCACGAAATGGGGGCGCATTCAGGGCGGCAGGCGTACCAgtcacgggatgggtcaccggaggtgggcgagtccatgacggggccgtcaccttcgtccattgacctgaaccgtgcgccggcgaactccaaaggCCCCAAGAACCTGGAAGCAGCTGCGATGGCCGGTGCACGCAACCTGTTCGACGATATGTCGGCCGCGCGCGCGCAGTCACCGTCCACCGTGCAGGCCCCTCCGTCTTTCGCGCAGACAATGCCGACGACCCTGCCATATCCTTCGACACAGCAGGTTCCCCAGCCACCTCCCATTGACACACAGGAGGGCACAACTGCCGGTCCCGGCAGCATAAACATCGCGGAGGAGCCGTTGTTCGGTGAGGCCCTCACACAAGCCGCAGCTGCACAAGCTCGAGCCCGCCGGGTAAGCAAACGAACCGGCAACTACacggagaaggaggacaaggtgctcgtcgatggatggttgaccatcgggcaagatgcgttgacgggtgccgagcagaaggggacCGCATTCTGGCGCCGGATCTATGAATACTTCCATGAACATCGCAAATATGGACAGGAGCCATTTGAGAGCGACCGCAGCGAAATAtcgctccaaaagaggtggggagcaattcaaacggaatgcaacaaGTTCCAGGCGGCGTATGATCACGCGAAGCGGGTCCCCGTTAGTGGCATGGGTGtgaaggacttg GTGTGGCGAGCTTTGGAATTCtacaaagtcaacaatggagagaagacctttgccttccctcattgttggaaggAACTCCACGGCACCCCCAAGTTCCAGGAGGGGTACGAGGGGTACATGGCGACCTTGACTGGCAACAATCCCGCCAAAGATGCCActgtcattgaccttgatggtgggcagccttgcggtagctccgcttcGTGCAAGTCGTCCATGCGGCCACAAGTCAACCAAAGCCGACATGAAGCGTGA